The following proteins come from a genomic window of Rutidosis leptorrhynchoides isolate AG116_Rl617_1_P2 chromosome 10, CSIRO_AGI_Rlap_v1, whole genome shotgun sequence:
- the LOC139873057 gene encoding transcription initiation factor TFIID subunit 11-like, with translation MMQSKDPFEVSAEEHDQSPPDSPAGHDETEFQNESASQTIGSQGADGDNNASRRPSNTQKLENKSASTSAAVKSVKNKEDDEEEEEENMDVELNKLPSSSDPSKMAKMQSILSQFTEEQMSRYESFRRSGFQKAVMKRLLGSITGSNKISMPMTIVVSGIAKIFVGELVETAKVVMTERQETGPIRPCHVREAYRRLKLEGKIPRRSTQRLFR, from the exons ATGATGCAATCGAAGGATCCTTTTGAAGTATCAGCAGAGGAACACGATCAATCACCGCCTGATTCTCCGGCAGGTCATGACGAGACTGAATTTCAAAATGAATCGGCATCACAAACTATTGGTTCCCAGGGAGCTGATGGAGACAATAATGCTAGTCGTCGTCCTTCAAACACACAAAAATTGGAAAATAAATCGGCGTCCACGTCAGCAGCTGTTAAAAGTGTCAAGAACAAAGAAGATGATGAGGAGGAAGAAGAGGAGAATATGGATGTTGAACTTAATAAGTTACCGTCATCAAGTGACCCGTCTAAGATGGCTAAGATGCA GTCTATTTTGTCTCAGTTTACTGAGGAACAAATGAGTAGATATGAATCTTTCCGAAGATCTGGATTTCAGAAAGCTGTCATGAAAAGG TTATTAGGCAGCATTACTGGGAGCAATAAAATCTCAATGCCCATGACTATTGTCGTATCTGGAATTGCAAAGATTTTTGTTGGTGAACTCGTTGAAACAG CTAAAGTAGTAATGACTGAGAGACAGGAGACTGGACCTATCAGACCATGTCATGTTAGAGAAGCATACCGAAGGCTTAAACTAGAAGGCAAGATACCAAGAAGATCAACGCAGAGACTGTTTCGTTAG